Proteins from one Cicer arietinum cultivar CDC Frontier isolate Library 1 chromosome 3, Cicar.CDCFrontier_v2.0, whole genome shotgun sequence genomic window:
- the LOC101490577 gene encoding steroid 5-alpha-reductase DET2, with the protein MILEDESLFNYALITLYLIAPPTFISLTFLQAPYGKHHRPGWGPNLPPYLAWFLMESPTLWFTLYLFPFGNNSSNPKSILLITPFLVHYFNRTCVYPLRLFFTTTKNTSGFPFSIALIAFLFNLLNSYVQARWVSHYKNYDGDGLCFWLVFFCGVLVFFCGMGINVWSDKELLRLKAKGKGYVVPKGGLFEVVSCPNYFGEILEWFGWALMTWSWAGLGFFVYTFANLGPRARANHKWYLEKFGEDYPKKRTAVIPYLY; encoded by the coding sequence ATGATCTTAGAAGACGAATCTCTGTTCAACTACGCTCTCATCACTCTCTACCTCATAGCTCCACCAACCTTCATCTCCCTCACATTCCTCCAAGCCCCTTATGGCAAACACCATAGACCAGGTTGGGGTCCAAATCTCCCACCATACCTCGCTTGGTTCCTAATGGAGAGTCCCACACTTTGGTTCACCCTTTATCTTTTTCCATTTGGTAACAACTCTTCCAATCCAAAATCAATTCTCTTGATTACTCCTTTTCTCGTTCATTACTTCAACCGCACTTGTGTTTATCCACTGAGATTGTTCTTCACAACAACGAAAAACACTTCTGGGTTCCCTTTTAGTATAGCCCTAATTGcttttttgttcaatttgttGAATTCTTATGTTCAAGCTAGATGGGTCTCTCACTACAAGAATTATGATGGTGATGGGTTGTGTTTTTGGTTGGTGTTTTTTTGTGGGGTTTTGGTGTTTTTTTGTGGGATGGGGATTAATGTTTGGTCTGATAAGGAATTGTTGAGGCTGAAAGCGAAAGGGAAAGGGTATGTTGTGCCTAAAGGAGGGTTGTTTGAAGTTGTGAGTTGTCCTAATTACTTTGGGGAAATTTTGGAGTGGTTTGGTTGGGCTTTGATGACTTGGTCTTGGGCTGGGTTGGGCTTTTTTGTTTACACTTTTGCTAATTTGGGGCCTAGGGCACGTGCTAATCATAAGTGGTATTTGGAGAAATTTGGAGAGGATTATCCTAAGAAAAGGACAGCTGTTATTCCTTACttgtattga